The following proteins are encoded in a genomic region of Palaemon carinicauda isolate YSFRI2023 chromosome 19, ASM3689809v2, whole genome shotgun sequence:
- the LOC137658691 gene encoding gastrula zinc finger protein XlCGF8.2DB-like isoform X2, producing the protein MQVTFVRSIELGVKKYKISLNSTILLNKILTKFISTVFVDKKAYWVFGTVYPEKMEAENPLSLSTIKQEKENLEDNLTEITVDGSLFVDTFLDIKEEPEFIHCDEFNANYSCHSIKCEEDSISCNEGSERKNIKEENKPSHMVFTEKVEVPFISVGELLHDKLADNSDKNPQNRVINSRVTNATEKSVTCAECQSSFSDLSKLRTHMTIHTGEKPFSCSECHSTFTRMYHLKTHMRSHTGEKPFVCSVCNRGFSRSSRLKNHMRIHTGEKPFSCSICQRCFTLARHLKIHMRTHTGEKPYICTECKRSFSHKDNLKIHMRNHTGERPFKCSECPKGYSRLSSLKIHLRTHTGEKPFTCKECQTSFSLSHHLKRHMKIHTG; encoded by the coding sequence ATGCAGGTTACTTTTGTGAGAAGTATAGAACTTGgtgttaaaaaatataaaatttctcttaattcaacaattttattgaataaaatattgacaaaatttATTTCTACAGTATTTGTAGACAAAAAAGCATACTGGGTATTTGGTACTGTGTATCCAGAGAAAATGGAAGCTGAAAATCCATTATCATTGTCGACAAtcaagcaagaaaaagaaaatctggAGGACAATCTTACCGAAATCACAGTTGATGGGTCTTTATTTGTAGACACTTTCTTAGATATCAAAGAGGAGCCAGAATTTATTCACTGTGATGAGTTTAACGCAAACTATTCTTGTCATTCTATAAAGTGTGAGGAAGACTCAATAAGTTGTAATGAAGGAAGTGAAAGAAAGAATATTAAAGAAGAGAATAAACCATCCCATATGGTATTCACTGAGAAAGTCGAAGTACCATTTATATCGGTGGGAGAATTACTTCATGATAAATTGGCCGATAATTCagataaaaatccccaaaatagaGTAATTAATTCTCGGGTGACTAACGCTACAGAAAAATCGGTAACTTGTGCTGAATGTCAAAGTAGTTTTTCCGACTTGAGTAAACTTAGAACCCACATGacaattcacactggggagaagccattttcCTGCTCCGAATGTCACAGTACTTTTACTCGCATGTATCATCTCAAAACCCACATGAGAAGTCACACAGGCGAGAAACCATTCGTTTGCTCTGTTTGCAATAGAGGTTTTTCTCGCTCGAGTCGCCTCAAAAACCACATGAGGATTCATACGGGAGAAAAACCATTTTCTTGCTCTATATGTCAAAGATGTTTTACTCTAGCAAGACATCTCAAAATCCACATGAGAACTCATACGGGTGAGAAACCATATATATGCACTGAATGTAAAAGAAGTTTTTCTCATAAAGATAATCTTAAAATACATATGAGAAATCATACAGGAGAAAGGCCTTTCAAGTGCTCCGAATGTCCGAAAGGCTATTCTCGTTTAAGTAGTCTCAAAATACACTTAAGAACTCATACGGGAGAGAAGCCATTTACTTGCAAGGAATGCCAAACTAGTTTTTCTCTCTCACATCATCTCAAAAGGCACATGAAAATTCACACAGGGTGA